Within the Gloeobacter kilaueensis JS1 genome, the region GGAACTGGTTTTTTTGCTGCAGGAGCTGGTTTTTTTGTTCGTTGACCTGCAGGCGAACGTTGTCGATCTGACTTTTGGCCTCGGGACCGAGGGGCTTGAGGCTGGTGCGCTCAATCTCAGCTATCGCCCGTTTGCCCTGAAAGTCGAGCTGCTCAAGCTGGCGGTCTGCCTGAGAAAGAAAACTCTGCAACTGTGCCATCATTTCGTCTTTCAAGCGAGCGGTCACGATCGCCTTGATGGTCACGTTGCGCTTGATGTTGAGCTTCATTGAACTCGCTACGGTAAAGTCGCTTGCGTATTTTACGCCTTCGCCCGGTCAATGTCGATCGACGCCCGGCGCTTAAAAACAGCCTTAATAGAGAAGAAGCACTCTGCAGATAGGACCCTGGCAACGATCCTGCGCGACTGGAGCTTTCGCTACGCCCCGCTGTACGAGGCGATCACCTGGCTTGCGGCGACTTTGGCGGGCGGGCAGGCGTATTTTCGACGGGCCGCCTGGCAGGATCTGCCCCTCGACGAGCGCTGGCAGGTGCTCGATCTGTGCTGCGGCCCCGGCAGTGCGACGCGCTATCTGGCCGCCACCGGAGCGCAGGTGACGGCCCTGGACGCTTCAAGGACGAGCCTCCGCTACGCCCAATCGCGCCTCAAAACCGTTCAATTTGTCTGGGGCCAGGCGGAGAGGCTGCCCTTCGCCCCGGCCAGCTTCGACCTGGTACACACCAGCGTCGCCCTCCACGAGATGGAGCCAGGGCAACTGGAGGCGATTTTTCAGCAGGTGTATCGGGTTCTCAGGCCCGGCGGCTCCTTTGTGTTCATCGACTACCACCAGCCGACCAACCCGCTTTTTTGGCCGCCGCTGGCGATTTTTTTGTGGCTCTTTGAGACCCATACCGCCTGGCGGTGGTTAAGAGCAGATCTACCGGCTCTGCTCTCTGCTGCCGGAAACTGGCGAGCTCCCCAGAAGCGCCTGATCGCCGGTGGCAGCCTGCAGATTGTGCGCATCGAAAAGGGCCCCTAGCTTACGGCCTTTTCCAGTTCCTGCTGGTCCCACAGTTGGCGGTACGCGCCGCCCCGGCGCAACAGTTCAGTGTGGGAGCCGCCCTCGACGATCTGGCCTCTTTCCATGACCAGAACGCGGTCGCAGGCGGCGGCGGCGCTCAGCCGGTGGGTGATCAAGATGAGCGTGCGCTGCTGGTCTTCGAGGCGGTCCAAGATCTCTTCGGCGGTCTGGTTATCGACGCTTGAGAGCGCGTCGTCGAGCACCAGGACCGGCGCGTCCATCAAGAAGGCGCGGGCGAGGGCGACGCGCTGGCGCTGGCCGCCGGAGAGGGTAATCCCCCGCTCGCCCACCAGGGTCTGGTAGCCCCTTGGAAAAATGTCGATCTCCTCGTGGATGCGCGCCTGACGGGCAGCTGCCACCACCTCGGCGTCGGTAGCGGTGGGACGACCGTAGCGGATATTTTCGGCGACGCTGGTGCTAAATAGAAAGCTCTCCTGGGGCACGTAGGCGATCGCCTGACGCAGGTCGTTCAGCTTGAGGCTCACCACGTCGATGCCGTCGAGGAACACCTGGCCGGGCTCGATCTCGAGCAGCCGGGGCAGGGCGTTGGCGAGGGTCGATTTGCCGGAGCCGATCGTGCCGACGATGGCGACCGACTCGCCTGCTGCCACCTCGAAGGTGACGCGGTCGAGGGCGGGCCGCTCGCTGCCGGTAAACCTGTAGCTCAAGTTGCGCACGGCGATTGCACCCTCACTATGGCCCAGGGGCACGGCATCGGGAGCTTCCACGATCGTGGGCGGCACCGAGAGGATGCTTTCTACCCGGTCGATGCTCACCTGACCGCGCTGGTAGGTGGTGATCGTAAAGCCGAGCAGAGCAGTCGGAAAGACCAAGCGCTCGATGTAGATGGCGAGGGCGGCAAAGGCACCGAGGCTGAGGCTGCCCTCCGCGAGGCGAGGGCCACCGGCCCAGAGCAGCACCAGCAGACTGCCGCTTGCCAGGCCGCCCAACAGCGGAAAGATGATGTTGCGGCTGAGGGCGAGGCTGAGGTTGGCTCTGAGCAATTCGTCGTTTTTGGTGTCGAAGGCGCGGCGCTCGTTGTCTTCTTGGGCGTAGACCTTGATGAGCGAGATACCGCCCATGTCCTCTTGAATCAGAGAACTGAGCCGGTCCAGACCCTGCTGGACAGCGATCTGCTCGTTGCGCAGCCGGTCAGAAAAAAGCCAGACCGCCCCGAACATCAGCGGATAGACCAGAAGACACAGCAACGTGAGCGACCAGTCGAGGCTCAGCATCACCGGCAGGGTGAGCAGGTAGGCAAACAGGGTGTTGATGATGCTCAAGATCGCAAAGCCCAACAGACGCCGGACATTCTCGA harbors:
- a CDS encoding class I SAM-dependent methyltransferase, which codes for MSIDARRLKTALIEKKHSADRTLATILRDWSFRYAPLYEAITWLAATLAGGQAYFRRAAWQDLPLDERWQVLDLCCGPGSATRYLAATGAQVTALDASRTSLRYAQSRLKTVQFVWGQAERLPFAPASFDLVHTSVALHEMEPGQLEAIFQQVYRVLRPGGSFVFIDYHQPTNPLFWPPLAIFLWLFETHTAWRWLRADLPALLSAAGNWRAPQKRLIAGGSLQIVRIEKGP
- a CDS encoding ABC transporter ATP-binding protein — protein: MARASFAHLYSYLRPHRGRLFLGIFSLFVTNGLGVVIPWLIKGAIDDLGHNLRYQGVLFYALAILALATVMGLIRVWSRVLLFSIGRRVEFDLKEKIFSHLLRMSPTYFAQNPVGDLINRATSDVENVRRLLGFAILSIINTLFAYLLTLPVMLSLDWSLTLLCLLVYPLMFGAVWLFSDRLRNEQIAVQQGLDRLSSLIQEDMGGISLIKVYAQEDNERRAFDTKNDELLRANLSLALSRNIIFPLLGGLASGSLLVLLWAGGPRLAEGSLSLGAFAALAIYIERLVFPTALLGFTITTYQRGQVSIDRVESILSVPPTIVEAPDAVPLGHSEGAIAVRNLSYRFTGSERPALDRVTFEVAAGESVAIVGTIGSGKSTLANALPRLLEIEPGQVFLDGIDVVSLKLNDLRQAIAYVPQESFLFSTSVAENIRYGRPTATDAEVVAAARQARIHEEIDIFPRGYQTLVGERGITLSGGQRQRVALARAFLMDAPVLVLDDALSSVDNQTAEEILDRLEDQQRTLILITHRLSAAAACDRVLVMERGQIVEGGSHTELLRRGGAYRQLWDQQELEKAVS
- a CDS encoding YlqD family protein, which produces MKLNIKRNVTIKAIVTARLKDEMMAQLQSFLSQADRQLEQLDFQGKRAIAEIERTSLKPLGPEAKSQIDNVRLQVNEQKNQLLQQKNQFLQQLSQVTAWEMDQEVVQGQVESYFDVQPGDNLVAKMNVEILLEDGIVKEIRGEE